The DNA window GAGAGAGAGAAAAGTTGAGAACGTACACTAGTATGTATAATCTAATCTAGGGAAGATATGATATTAATTATGACTAGAGTATTCATTTTAATTAGTAATATCCATGTCTATCGACAAATATTAATTCAGTAAACATGCATGCACCAACTAACTTTGTCTAAAAAGCTTGAACactgttatatatatatatatatgtatgtcaGGCCAAAATCTGCGATAAATTATGACTGGAAGAAAACATGTATCCAAGTTCTCAAATTAGCTGTTGAATTGGACGTTGAGTTCGTTGAAGTCGACACTGAGGTCATCATTTATTTAACctatatactaattaattaaattaagctgctgctaaaataattatatccatCCATACGATCCGTTGTTGTTTGTTTAGGTTGTTTGCCATCAAGTGGTTGCTGAATTGATGAGCAGCCGATCAAATAGCAAGATAATTGCTTCTACTTATGTCATTAATGCTGGAAACCCTCCTACTAAAGACACACTTTGTAATTCCATCATAAACCTGCAGTCCACAGGAGCAGATATCATCAAACTTGTCATTGATGTAGCTTATATTACAGATGTTGCACCAGTTTTCCATATGCTTACACATTCTCAGCTCCCTCTAATTGCTAGGGCAGCAGGGGATAGAGGTCTTATAAGCCAACTATTGGGTCCAAAATACGGTGCTTTCTTTGTTTGTGGATCTTTGGCAGGCAAATCCACCCCTGGCTTGCCTCCTTTGACCAGCATTAAACAGGTTTATAAACTCCAATATGTCAACCCAGATACTAGAGTTTTTGGTGTAATCTCAAATCCTGTTGACCATAGCAAGGGCCCCCTTCTGCACAACCCTGCCTTTAGGCATACAGGATACAATGGAATATATGTCCCACTACTAGTTGACAATGTCAAGGAATTTTTTCGCGTTTTCTCATGTAGTGACTATGCTGGTTTCAGGTACGCTACCTCCTTCTGCACtaagttttgtttttctaaaattatatttgctTCATGTAGAAAACTATCTAACGCAGAATCTTCTTCCTTTTGATGGAACCTGTAGTGTTGGTATCCCACATAAGGAAGCAGCTGTACGCTGCTGTGATGAAGTTGATCCACTTGCTAAGGTTTGATTAGCTCCATGTTTGATAGAGTGCATATGTTGTGTAACTTACCTTCGGGTTTTGGGAGTTAAAAGAACCCGAAAAAACACAAACTTTTCGGAATGTCTTTGCTGAAGCTAGTTCAGCATCAATACTTCTTATTATATAATGACAACTTTGTTTATATATGTGTACAGAGGCCGCCTGCATATACACATAGGAAACGAAAACTTACCTTCTTTATGTGCTTGAATCACCCTAGCTAGAATATTAGGCACAATATTATCAGTTTTATTTTCCATAAATCGACTAATGAATAACTAGCCTTAGTCCACCACGGTTCAATGTTGAAGGAAGCCTAAGTAGAGATATTACCCTGGTTGGGTAATAAATAGGTCTAGCAGCATCAACTTATGAAAAGAAAACAAGTTGTGTTTCTCATATATTCTCAACATGACTATTCTTTCTTATGTGATTGCAGTTCACATGGACTAGAATACTATTGTCCTTGCATGGAAGCAGAATTTGTTATATAGATTAGCTCTGTATCTTGAAAGTTCAGATGCCATAATAGTTCTTTTTGTTTAACCATTCCAGAACATTTTGTGGCTAAATTCTATTACAGTGTTTGTTGTCTTGTTTTTAAACTTTCTAACTGTATCATGCTTCGGAATCAGTCTATAGGAGCTGTAAACACAATTATAAGGAGGCCTTCTGACGGCAAGCTCATTGGTTATAATACAGATTGTGAGGCTTGTGTGACGGCAATTGAAGATGCACTTAGAGGTACTGATTATTCTTCGTTTGGAAGTTAAAACTTTTCTAATACTCTTACTAGAAAGGTACAAGAAATCTTAATCAATGTAGTTTAGTGGTCTATTATATTATGTAATTCTTTTCAAGGCCATTTTTTCCCAGAATTCTGATAATTACATATCTTTAACTTTTACTTGAGACAATGCTGATTGTTAAAAATGGGCCTGGTCTCTCCTCTCCATCCCCCCTACCCACCTGATAAAGCATAATTTAGTGTGTCTGCAGGAGAAGGTAGAGATAGTCTTGCTTAGTTACGGGCTTCAATTGGATTACATATTTGATAACAAGAATACTACTGTCACTGTTTTCAATATCTtagtcccccccccccccccctccttNccccccccccccccacctcCTTGGTATGTACCCTCCCATAAGAAAAGGTTGAAACCTTCTTCGTAAAACATTTCAATCCAAATTACACGAGGAGTTAAATTTTGTGTGTAAACAGAGAGACAAAAGACCAATGGCCGTGCATCAAATGTTTCTCCAATTGCTGGAAAATTGTTCGTATTAGTTGGGGCAGGTGGTGCAGGGCGAGCTATTGCTTTTGGTGCCAAAAGCAGAGGGGCAAGGGTTGTAATATTCAACCGCAAATATGGTAATACCTCCTATCTCCCTAAGGATTATGGATATGTGATCTTTTGCTCTTTATTCATTATATGTCTCCTTCCATTTATTGCAATTTTGTCTTTGAAAAGAGAGAGCAAAAGCTCTGGCTGCAGCAGTATCCTGTGAAGCTTTGCCATATGAACATCTGAACGATTTCTGCCCTGAGAAGGGAATGATTCTTGCAAATGCTTCTGCTGTGGGCATGCAGCCAAAGGCTGATAAAACTCCTATCTCCAAGGTTGTCTTTCTTGCATAGTCTTTGACAAAAGCAACCTGTTCTCTGTTTGCATGAGATTATGCAAACATTCTGAACTTTTCCGCAATTTTGCTATTGTTTCAGGAGGCCTTGAGATCATACGAACTAGTATTTGATGCAGTTTACACACCTAGAAATACACGGTTATTGCAGGAGGCTACAGAGGTTGGAGCTACAGTGGTGAGTGGGGTTGAGATGTTTGTCAGGCAGGCACTTGGGCAGTTTAAATTGTTCACCAATGGATTAGGTAGCTTTTCTCTCCTCCCtataattttttacataaaaattcTAAGAACCTTCTGTCcgttgtttatttttttgtactGCTTTGGACTGTTAATTTTTCCCCTTGAGCTGAGTAAGGTCTGCGTACCCTCTACCCTCCACAGACCCCACTTTGTGCAtgcactgggtatgttgttgttgtcgtaGAACCTTCTGTATCCTTTGCCCCATTGATCCTGGGCTGGGGGCAGCAGTGAACATAACTAAAGTTCTATTATGCAGTAAGCAGTGGGGCAAAATTTAGCTATGCTTAACTTTGGTGATTCTTAATCTCTTCCATAAGGGCTTCTTACTCCCAATTAGTATGCTTTAATTCTCGTGCGGAAGACTTCATGTAATCTGATAGCTTTTTATCACCAAAGAATAGGACGGAAAAAAACATAACTCCTGGAAATGAGGAACTATAAATTAAGCAGCCAGGAGCAAAACCTACTCATGTCTTAAAGTATCGTGCTCTTAGAAAGCAATGGTGTTAACTCTTTCTACTTGTGTTTTTCTGCAGCACCAGTAGATTTTATGCGGAGGATTGTGTATGAGCAATTTTGATTGTTTTAGAAGAAAGATATAGTTTCTGAAATCAGGCAGTGCTAGCTAAGTAGGTTGTGCATGCTAGTCCTCCCAGTAACGCTGCCCGTGCACAAAATGCAACCGCTCGTGG is part of the Solanum stenotomum isolate F172 chromosome 8, ASM1918654v1, whole genome shotgun sequence genome and encodes:
- the LOC125874535 gene encoding bifunctional 3-dehydroquinate dehydratase/shikimate dehydrogenase, chloroplastic-like, with the protein product MGLKNDLVVYTRLECESCEEMAASMHKAKEEGADLVELCIDDFTFSHISQLELLLKQRSLPSIVSFRPKSAINYDWKKTCIQVLKLAVELDVEFVEVDTEVVCHQVVAELMSSRSNSKIIASTYVINAGNPPTKDTLCNSIINLQSTGADIIKLVIDVAYITDVAPVFHMLTHSQLPLIARAAGDRGLISQLLGPKYGAFFVCGSLAGKSTPGLPPLTSIKQVYKLQYVNPDTRVFGVISNPVDHSKGPLLHNPAFRHTGYNGIYVPLLVDNVKEFFRVFSCSDYAGFSVGIPHKEAAVRCCDEVDPLAKSIGAVNTIIRRPSDGKLIGYNTDCEACVTAIEDALRERQKTNGRASNVSPIAGKLFVLVGAGGAGRAIAFGAKSRGARVVIFNRKYERAKALAAAVSCEALPYEHLNDFCPEKGMILANASAVGMQPKADKTPISKEALRSYELVFDAVYTPRNTRLLQEATEVGATVVSGVEMFVRQALGQFKLFTNGLAPVDFMRRIVYEQF